The Tessaracoccus timonensis sequence TGAACACGCTGCGACGCCAAGGGGAGAAGCCGGAGAAGATCGTCGTCATCGACGACAAGGATTCGGCCATCGCCGATGCCAACTTCGACGGTCTCGCCGCATTCCTCGGCGACGCCACCCGCCGCGACTTGCTCCGTCGGGCGGAGGTGCCGAAGGCGCAGGAGATTGTGATCTGTCTGGACCGCGACGACGCCGCCATCCTCACCACCTTGACGGTGCGCCAGCTCAACCCGACGGCGAACGTCGTCGTGGCCGTGCGTGAGCACCAGAATGTGCCGCTGGTGAAACAATCCGGTGCCACTAGCGTCGTGACGAGTTCGGAGACGGTGGGCAGGCTGGTCGGTCTGTCGGCCATCGGCCCAGACTTGGGTGCCATCATCCAAGACATGTTGACCGGCGGCGAGGGCCTCGAGGTGCATCAGCGTCAGGCGCTGCCAGAGGAAGTGGGCCAGTCGCCGTCGTCGGTGGTGGGGGAGAACGTCATCGGCGTCGTCCGTAACGACACGCTGCGCCGCTTCTACGATTCGACGGTGGCCCGCATCGAAACGGGTGACCAGCTCATCGTGATCCGTCGCGCGGCTCCCGCCGACCCCAAAGCTATACAGAACGACGACGACTAGACCCCAGCCTCAGAGAGGGTTGTGAACGTCAGCCCGGACGCTCGAAGTTTCGGCAGCGCCCGGCGCAGCCCTTCATAGGTGTCGCCGCGTGGCTGGTTGCAATGGCACAAGATGATCGAACCAGCCCGCGCCTGCTGCACCGATTCCGCCACTTGCTCGGCGGTGAACGTGGCGCCAGCATCACCGTTGATATCAAATCCGACGGGAACCTCGCCTAAGGCGCGTACGATCTCGACAGCGACGTCGTCGTACCACGCGGTTCCGGTACGGAAGTATCGCGGCGGTGTCCCAAGTTCACGGGTGAGGAATGTGTGGTTTTCCATGATCTCGTCGAACACCTCGCCGGTGTTGCGGGTGCCAGCGA is a genomic window containing:
- a CDS encoding TrkA family potassium uptake protein, which codes for MASRLKAGPLALVSLPKVAESPFKELARRGMLAFMLLLICTLIVWVDAPSYSDNVGQDGVGFIDALYYATVTLTTTGYGDITPVAPHARLLNIIVITPLRIGFLVLLVGTTIEVLANEGSRSIRDARWRRRMRNHIVVIGYGTKGRSAVNTLRRQGEKPEKIVVIDDKDSAIADANFDGLAAFLGDATRRDLLRRAEVPKAQEIVICLDRDDAAILTTLTVRQLNPTANVVVAVREHQNVPLVKQSGATSVVTSSETVGRLVGLSAIGPDLGAIIQDMLTGGEGLEVHQRQALPEEVGQSPSSVVGENVIGVVRNDTLRRFYDSTVARIETGDQLIVIRRAAPADPKAIQNDDD